One window of Desulfonatronovibrio magnus genomic DNA carries:
- a CDS encoding PfkB family carbohydrate kinase has product MVKVLVTGAFNILHPGHLRLLRFAKSCGDHLIVGVISDRMAGHSAHMPEHYRLEGIRSNSWVDEAFLLDEPVASAILQIRPDIVVKGKEHENKYNPELDALKEYGGRLLFSSGESVFSSLDLLKKEFTEAQPQTIALPTDYLVRHQITPESLEKLIHRFSKLKVCVVGDLIIDEYITCEALGMSQEDPTIVVSPLDSTFFLGGAGIVAAHGVGLGAYVKFVSVAGDDQNHCLAMEKLSSAGVEASLLKDSNRPTTLKQRFRSRGKTLLRVSRLYQQAIDSSLQALLLEQVESAIKDVDLLVYSDFNYGCLPSTVVESINKMALSRGVMLLADSQSSSQVGDISRFKGMKLITPTEREARLAVRNNEDGLVILAEKLRKMADAGNVLLKLGEEGLLIHAGDNCTWHTDRISALNSAPKDVAGAGDSLLMTSALTLASGGNIWESALLGSLSAAIQVGRVGNTPVCRDELIGEICG; this is encoded by the coding sequence ATGGTAAAAGTACTTGTTACCGGTGCATTCAACATTCTCCACCCAGGGCATCTTCGTTTACTTCGCTTTGCCAAATCTTGCGGCGATCATTTGATTGTAGGGGTAATTTCAGATCGCATGGCCGGGCATTCCGCTCATATGCCTGAACATTACAGATTGGAAGGTATTCGCAGCAACAGCTGGGTGGATGAGGCTTTTTTGCTTGACGAACCTGTTGCTTCCGCAATTTTGCAAATACGCCCGGATATTGTTGTAAAAGGCAAAGAACACGAAAATAAGTATAATCCTGAATTGGATGCTTTGAAAGAGTACGGTGGCCGCCTTTTATTCAGCTCTGGAGAGTCGGTTTTTTCTTCACTGGATCTTTTGAAAAAGGAATTCACTGAAGCACAGCCCCAAACAATTGCCCTGCCAACAGATTATCTTGTTCGTCATCAAATTACACCCGAGAGCCTGGAAAAGCTGATACATAGATTTTCTAAACTGAAGGTGTGTGTTGTTGGTGACTTAATCATTGATGAATACATAACATGTGAAGCCTTGGGAATGTCCCAGGAGGATCCAACTATCGTTGTCAGTCCATTGGATTCAACCTTTTTTCTTGGTGGAGCTGGAATAGTAGCTGCTCATGGAGTAGGGCTGGGCGCTTATGTGAAATTTGTTTCAGTTGCAGGAGATGACCAAAATCATTGCCTGGCTATGGAAAAGTTGAGCAGTGCCGGCGTTGAAGCCAGTCTTCTGAAAGATTCCAACAGGCCTACTACCCTTAAACAACGATTTCGAAGCAGGGGAAAAACCCTTTTACGAGTCAGTCGTCTCTATCAACAGGCTATTGATTCCAGCTTGCAAGCTTTGCTGCTTGAACAGGTTGAATCAGCCATAAAAGATGTCGATCTTCTTGTTTACTCAGATTTCAACTATGGTTGTCTTCCCTCTACTGTTGTAGAATCAATAAATAAAATGGCCTTATCCAGGGGAGTAATGCTGCTTGCTGACAGTCAGTCTTCTTCGCAGGTAGGAGATATCAGCAGGTTTAAAGGCATGAAGCTCATAACACCCACTGAGCGGGAAGCCCGCCTGGCTGTCCGCAACAATGAAGACGGACTTGTCATCCTGGCGGAAAAGCTCAGAAAGATGGCTGACGCCGGCAATGTCCTGCTAAAACTTGGCGAGGAAGGGTTGCTTATTCATGCTGGAGATAACTGCACCTGGCATACAGACCGAATCAGCGCGCTAAATTCAGCACCTAAGGATGTGGCAGGAGCAGGTGATTCTTTGCTCATGACAAGCGCTTTAACCTTGGCTTCCGGGGGCAATATATGGGAATCTGCACTTCTTGGTTCCCTTTCTGCTGCAATCCAGGTTGGTCGAGTTGGCAACACTCCAGTCTGCCGTGATGAACTTATCGGAGAGATTTGCGGATGA
- a CDS encoding PIG-L deacetylase family protein, translated as MIDFKNVLVLGPHTDDGEFGCGGTIARFIEEGRQVYYATFSCAEESVPEGLPKDILLKEVRESSRTLGISSDNLLIFRYQVRKFAQYRQEILEDLVQLNKELSPDLVLMPSEHDLHQDHYTVAVEGLRAFKFTSILAYEMPWNNINFKTRSFIHLNEKHVLKKLEAVKCYRSQTGKKYANEEFIRGLAKTRGVQCGVDFAETFEVIRLIIS; from the coding sequence ATGATTGACTTTAAAAATGTGCTGGTACTAGGGCCTCATACTGATGATGGAGAATTTGGATGTGGGGGAACCATTGCCAGGTTTATTGAAGAAGGACGACAAGTTTATTATGCAACATTTTCCTGCGCTGAGGAATCAGTTCCTGAAGGATTACCTAAAGATATTTTATTGAAAGAAGTAAGGGAATCAAGCCGAACATTGGGTATCAGTTCAGATAATTTACTGATTTTTCGCTATCAAGTTCGGAAATTCGCTCAATATCGTCAAGAAATTTTAGAAGATTTAGTTCAATTGAATAAAGAGTTAAGTCCGGATCTTGTGCTTATGCCTTCTGAACATGATTTGCACCAAGATCATTATACTGTAGCGGTAGAAGGCCTTAGAGCTTTTAAGTTTACATCTATCCTAGCCTATGAAATGCCTTGGAATAATATAAATTTCAAAACAAGATCATTCATTCACCTTAATGAAAAGCATGTGCTGAAAAAACTTGAAGCTGTAAAATGCTATAGATCTCAAACTGGAAAAAAATATGCTAATGAAGAATTTATCCGTGGTCTGGCCAAAACTAGAGGCGTGCAATGTGGTGTTGATTTTGCTGAAACTTTTGAAGTAATACGTTTAATAATAAGTTAA
- a CDS encoding GxxExxY protein — translation MSEENRIGSIVIDAAIGVHRELGPGLLESVYEIVLLHELRRRDLQAQRQVPVAIEYQGMQFDEGFLADIVVEGKVILELKSIENVHASHKKQLLTYLKLSRMRLGYLLNFGAETMKQGITRMVNNLDE, via the coding sequence ATGAGTGAAGAAAATCGAATCGGATCAATTGTCATAGATGCGGCTATCGGTGTTCATCGGGAACTGGGTCCTGGGCTGCTGGAATCAGTCTATGAAATCGTTCTCCTGCACGAGCTGCGCAGACGAGATCTGCAAGCACAAAGACAGGTTCCTGTGGCCATTGAGTATCAGGGGATGCAGTTTGATGAAGGGTTCCTGGCGGATATTGTGGTTGAGGGGAAGGTTATCCTTGAATTAAAATCCATTGAAAACGTTCACGCCTCCCACAAGAAACAATTGCTGACCTATCTCAAGCTGTCCAGGATGAGGCTTGGCTATCTCTTGAACTTTGGCGCTGAAACCATGAAGCAGGGCATTACGAGGATGGTGAATAATCTCGATGAATAG
- a CDS encoding nucleotidyltransferase family protein, with amino-acid sequence MRSILLAAGYGKRLKPLTDNTPKCLALINGKPLLQHWLEKLSSINFGPFLVNTHYLSKKVNKFIEHSQFNDAVTLSYEPKLLGTAGTLLTNLDFFQNQDGLLVHADNYCLDDLKEFVAAHHNRPLHCSMTMMVFRSNIPSSCGIVRLDKQGVVQEFYEKNADPPGNLANGAIYLLSAQLLQRLQNEFQDAENFSIDVLPYLKGEIFAYETSDFFVDIGTPANYALANIHAGN; translated from the coding sequence ATGAGATCAATTCTACTGGCTGCAGGCTATGGTAAAAGACTTAAGCCATTGACAGATAATACTCCAAAATGTCTGGCATTAATAAATGGAAAGCCTTTACTTCAACACTGGCTGGAAAAACTTTCCAGTATTAACTTTGGTCCTTTTTTGGTTAACACACACTATCTCAGTAAAAAGGTAAATAAATTCATTGAGCATAGCCAATTCAATGACGCGGTAACATTGTCTTATGAACCCAAGCTTTTAGGGACAGCAGGTACTCTTTTGACTAATCTGGATTTTTTTCAAAACCAGGATGGATTACTTGTACATGCTGACAATTATTGTCTGGATGATTTAAAAGAATTTGTGGCTGCACACCATAACCGTCCCTTACATTGTTCAATGACCATGATGGTTTTTCGTTCAAACATTCCTTCATCCTGTGGTATTGTTCGTCTGGACAAGCAAGGGGTAGTTCAAGAATTCTATGAAAAAAATGCTGATCCACCTGGTAATTTGGCGAATGGGGCTATATATTTATTGTCAGCACAATTATTGCAGAGGTTGCAAAATGAGTTTCAGGATGCTGAAAATTTCAGTATAGATGTTCTGCCCTATCTAAAAGGGGAAATTTTTGCCTATGAAACCTCTGATTTTTTTGTGGATATTGGGACTCCAGCAAACTATGCACTGGCAAATATTCATGCCGGCAATTAA
- a CDS encoding PIN domain-containing protein, whose protein sequence is MIGLDTNVLVRYLTQDHPEQASQASQLIEKHCTIDDPGFISLVVLCELVWVLRGAYGYKKQLVVKVLDQIMTIKELIVEAEQTVRYALAVYRNGPADFADYVIIFSNRAQGCETTYSFDKRLTKNDYARLP, encoded by the coding sequence ATGATAGGCTTGGATACCAACGTTCTGGTCAGGTATTTGACCCAGGATCACCCAGAGCAGGCATCACAAGCATCTCAACTTATCGAAAAGCATTGCACTATAGATGATCCTGGCTTTATCAGTCTTGTTGTGCTTTGCGAACTGGTTTGGGTGCTTCGCGGCGCTTATGGATATAAAAAACAACTGGTCGTGAAAGTTCTGGATCAGATTATGACAATCAAAGAACTGATAGTCGAAGCAGAACAAACCGTCAGATATGCCCTTGCAGTCTATCGTAACGGACCCGCAGACTTTGCTGACTATGTAATCATTTTTTCCAACCGCGCACAGGGATGCGAGACGACTTACAGCTTTGACAAGCGACTTACCAAAAATGACTATGCACGCCTGCCATAG
- a CDS encoding SIS domain-containing protein, producing the protein MKDISISSTGSNLTSWEMFINEYTQRLNKALDHSSISKIPLLCEELLSAWHNNRQVFICGNGGSAGNAIHIANDLLYGAGVKAGAGLRVEALSANMAVITCLANDLGYEDIYSEQLRVKARKKDMLIVLSGSGNSPNVVKALETGNALGMQTFAILGFSGGRCKELAQVPLHFPVDDMQIAEDMQLIIGHMCMQWLCNALCWE; encoded by the coding sequence ATGAAAGATATCTCAATTTCATCAACTGGCAGTAATTTGACATCATGGGAAATGTTTATCAATGAATATACTCAGCGCCTCAATAAGGCTTTAGATCATTCAAGTATATCCAAAATCCCGCTGCTTTGTGAAGAACTTCTCTCTGCCTGGCATAATAACAGACAGGTATTCATTTGCGGCAACGGCGGCAGCGCCGGCAACGCCATCCATATTGCCAACGACCTGCTCTACGGCGCGGGCGTGAAGGCCGGCGCCGGGCTCAGGGTGGAGGCCTTGAGCGCGAACATGGCAGTGATCACCTGCCTGGCCAATGATCTGGGCTACGAGGACATCTATTCCGAACAGCTCCGGGTCAAGGCCAGGAAAAAAGACATGCTCATCGTCCTGTCCGGCAGCGGCAACTCGCCCAACGTGGTCAAGGCCCTGGAAACAGGCAATGCTCTTGGCATGCAGACCTTTGCCATCCTGGGCTTTTCCGGCGGCCGCTGCAAGGAACTGGCCCAGGTGCCCCTGCATTTTCCAGTGGACGACATGCAGATCGCCGAGGACATGCAGCTCATCATTGGCCATATGTGTATGCAATGGCTGTGTAATGCATTGTGCTGGGAGTAA
- a CDS encoding Gfo/Idh/MocA family protein codes for MDHPQIKNFALIGAGGYVAPKHMKAIRDVGGNLVSALDPADSVGILDSYSYNVDFFTEFERFDRHAEKLRRLGDEKRIHYVSICSPNYLHDAHIRFALRIGADAICEKPLVLNPWNLDVLEEMEQETGKKVYCILQLRLHPTLIALKQKIDALPSGRKHTVDLSYITSRGRWYFTSWKGNPEKSGGIASNIGIHFFDMLMWIFGPAQHKEVHYSSPRRMAGYIELEKARVRWYLSVDSADLPPSAIEQDKPAYRSITIDGEELEFSGGFTDLHTQSYQNILDGNGFGIKEAKPSINLVSELRNAVPVPRENGTVHPLLRKKM; via the coding sequence ATGGATCATCCTCAGATAAAAAATTTTGCATTGATCGGAGCTGGGGGATATGTGGCCCCTAAACACATGAAAGCCATCAGGGATGTTGGCGGAAACCTGGTTTCCGCTCTTGACCCGGCAGATTCTGTAGGCATTCTGGACAGCTATTCCTATAATGTGGATTTTTTTACCGAATTTGAGCGTTTTGACCGCCATGCTGAAAAACTGCGCAGACTGGGAGATGAAAAGCGCATCCACTATGTAAGCATCTGCTCCCCCAACTACCTGCACGACGCACATATCCGTTTTGCCCTGCGCATTGGAGCGGATGCCATCTGCGAAAAACCCCTGGTTTTAAACCCCTGGAACTTAGACGTTCTCGAGGAAATGGAACAGGAAACAGGAAAAAAGGTTTATTGTATTCTCCAGTTAAGGCTCCACCCTACCCTCATAGCCCTGAAGCAAAAGATCGATGCCCTGCCTTCTGGCCGCAAGCACACCGTGGACCTCAGTTATATTACATCCCGGGGTCGCTGGTACTTCACCTCATGGAAAGGCAATCCGGAAAAATCCGGCGGCATTGCTTCCAACATCGGCATTCATTTTTTTGACATGCTCATGTGGATATTCGGTCCGGCCCAGCACAAGGAAGTTCATTACTCAAGCCCAAGAAGAATGGCCGGATACATTGAACTTGAAAAAGCCAGGGTACGCTGGTATCTGTCTGTGGACAGTGCAGACTTGCCGCCATCCGCCATTGAGCAAGATAAGCCTGCCTACCGCTCCATCACCATTGACGGAGAAGAGCTTGAATTCTCGGGTGGTTTCACAGACCTGCACACCCAAAGTTATCAGAATATCCTGGATGGCAATGGTTTTGGCATTAAAGAAGCAAAACCATCAATAAACTTAGTTTCAGAGCTAAGAAATGCTGTTCCGGTTCCGAGAGAAAACGGAACTGTTCATCCTTTGTTGCGTAAAAAAATGTAA
- a CDS encoding sulfotransferase, with protein MKIKLCNKRQGKFIKDNFEEMFIQNLNYSLLKNENKAYDKDAEIDYPIIFVFGAPRSGTTLLSQIIANNFDIGFINNLMARFYLTPIHGIYLSQIVLRDAKRIKFNSEYARTDDLTDIHEFGYFWRHWLKKKSFNDIVEAEKKENDIDWNGLRLTLANMQRAFKKGMVFKNIFGSYHLIKFQQIMKKMIYIYIERDHLDTAVSILDARKKYYGNIETWWSYVPIEYNNIKDFDPYRQIAGQVFYLNRYYRMLTDKMNCSIRIRYKELVESPINAINIINELSHKLYKYKFKTIPLENKFSFRTYRNRCKDKEKFEAAFNELNIKYNKK; from the coding sequence ATGAAAATAAAATTATGCAATAAGCGTCAAGGAAAATTCATTAAAGATAATTTTGAGGAGATGTTCATACAGAACTTAAATTATTCATTACTAAAAAATGAAAATAAGGCTTACGATAAAGATGCGGAGATAGATTACCCAATAATTTTTGTTTTTGGAGCACCACGTTCTGGAACAACTCTTTTATCACAAATTATTGCAAATAATTTTGATATTGGATTTATAAACAATTTGATGGCTAGATTTTATCTGACGCCTATACATGGAATTTATCTTTCTCAGATTGTTTTAAGAGATGCAAAAAGAATAAAATTTAATTCAGAATATGCTAGAACAGATGACTTAACCGATATCCATGAATTTGGATATTTTTGGCGTCACTGGCTTAAAAAAAAATCATTTAATGACATTGTTGAAGCAGAAAAAAAAGAAAACGATATTGATTGGAATGGTCTTAGATTGACATTGGCAAACATGCAAAGAGCATTCAAAAAAGGAATGGTTTTTAAAAATATTTTTGGCTCATATCATCTAATAAAATTTCAACAAATAATGAAAAAAATGATATACATATATATCGAACGTGACCATCTTGATACTGCTGTATCAATATTAGACGCCAGAAAAAAATATTATGGTAATATTGAAACATGGTGGAGTTATGTTCCAATTGAATACAATAATATTAAAGATTTTGATCCATACAGGCAAATAGCAGGACAAGTTTTTTACCTAAATAGATACTACAGAATGCTGACGGATAAAATGAATTGCTCAATTAGAATAAGATATAAAGAATTAGTTGAATCACCAATTAATGCAATAAATATTATAAACGAATTGTCTCATAAATTGTATAAGTATAAATTTAAGACAATACCCTTAGAAAATAAGTTCTCATTTCGAACATATCGCAATAGATGTAAAGACAAAGAAAAATTTGAAGCGGCCTTCAATGAGTTAAATATAAAATATAATAAGAAATAG
- a CDS encoding AbrB/MazE/SpoVT family DNA-binding domain-containing protein has translation MQATVTSKGQITLPKDLRDKLNLNVGDRVEFFIDQEQGARLVVKHVPVTMLKGMLPRPSQPVSIEDMDKAILEGAAKS, from the coding sequence ATGCAAGCAACTGTGACCAGCAAGGGGCAGATAACATTACCCAAGGACCTGCGGGATAAGCTGAACCTCAACGTCGGAGACCGGGTGGAATTTTTCATAGACCAAGAGCAGGGTGCGCGCCTTGTGGTTAAGCATGTGCCCGTAACCATGCTCAAGGGGATGCTGCCCAGACCTTCCCAGCCTGTTTCCATTGAGGATATGGACAAGGCAATCCTGGAGGGAGCAGCGAAGTCATGA